One genomic region from Xyrauchen texanus isolate HMW12.3.18 chromosome 4, RBS_HiC_50CHRs, whole genome shotgun sequence encodes:
- the LOC127643100 gene encoding transmembrane protein 203-like, whose protein sequence is MLFSLRELVQWLGFATFELFLHLGALLVFSVLVALHMDVDKLEMSWWLVFSPLFTADGLSTYFTAIVSIRLYQEGEKRLAVLRLLWVLTVLSLKLVCEVLLCQKLAEQARDLWFGLIVSPLFILLQLLMIRACRVN, encoded by the coding sequence ATGCTGTTTTCTCTGCGAGAGCTGGTGCAATGGCTGGGCTTCGCCACCTTCGAACTGTTCCTCCACCTGGGCGCACTGCTGGTCTTCAGTGTGCTGGTGGCCCTGCATATGGATGTGGACAAGCTTGAGATGAGCTGGTGGCTTGTTTTCTCACCTTTATTCACTGCTGATGGCCTCAGCACCTACTTCACAGCCATTGTATCCATCCGCCTGTACCAGGAAGGAGAGAAGCGGCTGGCAGTGCTTCGTTTGCTGTGGGTGCTGACCGTGCTTAGCCTCAAGCTCGTGTGTGAGGTGCTGCTATGCCAGAAACTGGCAGAGCAGGCACGGGACCTTTGGTTCGGTCTAATCGTCTCCCCACTCTTCATCCTCCTGCAGCTGCTCATGATCCGTGCTTGCCGTGTCAATTAA
- the LOC127639669 gene encoding delta-aminolevulinic acid dehydratase-like: protein MSQPADSILHSGYFHPTLRYWQTCASDLKPDNLIYPIFITDSPDAVEPIASLPGQARYGVNKLEGVLHPLVEKGLKCVLIFGVPAKVAKDERGSGADTGDTPAVLAVKKLRKSFPDLVLACDVCLCPYTSHGHCGILREDGTLDNAASCMRLAEVALAYAQAGCHIIAPSDMMDGRIAAIKQALISNDLGNKVSVLSYSAKFASCYYGPFRDAALSKPAFGDRRCYQLPPGARGLALRACERDVKEGADILMVKPGLPYLDIVREVKNKHPTHPLAVYNVSGEFAMLWHGAAAGAFDLRTAVMESMTAFRRAGADIIITYYAPQLLTWLTE from the exons ATGTCACAGCCAGCAGACTCTATTCTTCACAGCGGATACTTCCACCCCACTCTCAGATACTGGCAGACCTGTGCTTCAGACCTCAAACCAGATAACCTCATTTATCCCATCTTCATTAC TGACAGTCCTGATGCTGTGGAACCGATTGCAAGTCTACCTGGTCAAGCAAG ATATGGTGTTAATAAGCTAGAAGGTGTACTTCATCCACTAGTAGAAAAAGGCCTGAAGTGTGTGCTGATTTTTGGAGTTCCTGCTAAAGTTGCTAAG GATGagagaggctctggggcggacaCAGGCGATACTCCCGCAGTGCTGGCTGTGAAGAAACTCAGGAAGTCGTTCCCTGATCTAGTGCTGGCCTGTGATGTTTGCCTTTGCCCTTATACCTCTCATGGCCACTGCG GAATCCTGCGTGAAGATGGCACCTTGGATAACGCTGCAAGCTGTATGAGGTTGGCTGAAGTAGCTCTGGCCTATGCTCAAGCAG GCTGTCACATCATCGCTCCTTCAGATATGATGGATGGACGGATTGCAGCCATTAAGCAAGCACTCATATCCAATGATCTTGGCAATAAG GTGTCAGTACTGAGCTACAGTGCTAAATTTGCCTCCTGCTACTATGGGCCATTCAG gGATGCTGCCCTGTCTAAACCTGCTTTTGGAGACAGACGATGCTATCAGCTGCCCCCTGGTGCCAGAGGACTGGCACTGCGAGCCTGT GAGCGGGATGTGAAAGAAGGTGCTGACATTCTGATGGTGAAACCTGGATTACCTTACCTTGATATTGTTAGGGAGGTCAAGAATAAG CACCCCACTCATCCGCTGGCAGTATACAATGTGTCTGGTGAGTTTGCCATGTTGTGGCATGGAGCTGCTGCCGGAGCATTTGACCTGCGCACTGCAGTTATGGAGTCAATGACCGCCTTCCGGCGAGCAG GAGCTGACATCATTATCACGTACTACGCACCACAATTACTCACATGGTTAACGGAGTAA